The window CATGGCCGGTGATAAAAATCACGGGCGGTGGCGGTGTGGGGAGGATTTTTAATTTTTCGAACAGCGTGAGGCCGTTCATCCCCTTGAGTTTAATGTCGACAATAATCACGCACGCGGTGTCGAGCGCGGTTTCACTGCTGAGAAACGCTTCGGCGGAGTCGAAAGCGTCGGTCAGGTATCCATCCGATTGCAGCAGGTTACAAAGCCCGTTGCGTACAGAACGTTCATCGTCAACGATGGCGATGCGCTGCGGCAGCGTCATGCTGTCTGTCCTCAAAATGCGTCGCCCGAGCGGGGCGGCTTGCCTCTCTCACTTGCGGGCGGCGGCGCTGTGCCGCTGATTTTCGGCACGCACTCCTGGCGAAACCAATGAAAAGTGACGGGTTCGCCGCGAAGCAGTCTGCGGCAGACCGGGATCACCTGCTCGCCTGCCAGCATCCCGAGCAGTCCCAGCAGCGCGACGAGCGGCGGTGCGGGCGAATGCACATCAAGTGTTGCGTAAATCGCGCCAGCCAGCACGCCGACCGCGAGAGAAATCAGCCAGGCTTTCATGATGCTTCCCTGTTCGGTGCGCGTAACGGCGGCGCGGTGTCAATGTGCGGGGCCTGCGCGACGGGGCGCAGGGCGACCTCATGGCGGTTCAGCGCCTCTCGGGTGACATAATCGCCCGTCAACATGCCAAGCAGGCCCACCAGCGCGATAGCGGGCGGCGCGGGCGATTTTACTTTCAACAGGCCGTAAACCAGCCCAATCAGTAACCCGGCGGCGAGGGATATAACTGCGGTGCTCATAACGCTCTCCAGTCAGGGGCGATACGCAGGCGGGCATCAAACCCACCTGCGATGGCCGCTTAGCGGGCCGGGACCGGCGCCAGCGTGCGGTGCTCGCTCTTCTGGCGGGACGGCGCTTTATGCACCATGGTGTAAGCATAATCCACGCCCATACCATATGCGCCAGAGTGTTCTTTCACAATATCCATCACTGCGTTGTATGTTTCTTTGCGTGCCCAGTCGCGCTGCCACTCCAGCATCACCTGCTGCCAGGTCACCGGTACGACGCCCGCCTGGATCATGCGCTGCATCGCGAAATCATGGGCTTCTTTGGAGGTACCGCCGGAGGCGTCTGACACCATATAGATTTCATAGTCGCCTTCCAGCATGGCGCACAGTGAGAAGCTGTTATTGCACACTTCGGTCCAGAGGCCGGACACCACCACTTTACGTTTGCCGTTGGCGGCCAGCGCGTCACGCACTTTCTGGTCATCCCAGGAGTTCATGGAGGTACGCTCCAGGATGTCCTGACCGGGGAAGACATCCAGCAGCTCCGGGTAGGTATTGCCGGAGAAACTTTCGGTCTCAACGGTCGTGATAATGGTCGGGATGTTGAAGACTTTCGCCGCTTTCGCCAGCGCGACGGTGTTGTTTTTCAGCACCTGACGGTCAATAGACTGCACGCCAAACGCCATCTGCGGCTGCTGGTCGATAAAAATCATCTGGCAGTTGGAAGGGGTGAGCAGTTCGAGTTTAGAGGTTGTCATAAAATCATCCAGTGAGGTTAGAGGTTACAGGCCCGCCGTGTCACAGACACAGACGTCGACGGCGAGGCCGTTGTCAGTCGGGCTTTATACTGGCGCTCCCCTCTGGATCGCGTAATTATCTCTTCGTATAACTATCCTTTCGTATACCTATACTCAGGTATACCTATCCCTTCGTATAACTGGTTTTTTTCTCCGCACGGTTCCCATAATCCTGGCAACAACATGATGTCGTCCTTCGGGCGGCGTCGATAAAGCCCCGCGCTGCTGGCGCGCTGAACGGGCACTCAGACAGGAGGATGTATGGTTTCCCTTGGTAAGGCAGATCTGATTCTGGTGAACGGCCAGTTTCATACGGTCGATCGTGAAAATCCGCACGCCGAGGCGGTGGCTATCCGCGATGGTAAATTTCTGGAAGTCGGAACCGTGGCCGACGTCATGCAGCATCACTGCGAGGCCACGAAAGTAGTGGATCTGAAAGGCCACACTGCAATTCCCGGCCTGAATGACTCGCACCTTCACCTGATCCGCGGCGGTCTGAATTACAACCTTGAACTGCGCTGGGAAGGCGTGCCCTCGCTTGCAGACGCCCTGCGGATGTTAAAAGACCAGGCGCTGCGCACGCCGTCGCCGCAGTGGGTGCGCGTGGTGGGCGGCTGGACGGAGTTTCAGTTTGCCGAGCGTCGCATGCCGACGCTTGATGAAATTAACGAGGCCGCGCCGGATACCCCGGTATTTATTCTTCACCTCTACGATCGGGCGCTGCTGAACCGCGCCGCACTAAAGGTGGTCGGGTATACCAAAGACACGCCAAACCCGCCGGGCGGCGAGATCCAGCGCGACGCCAATGGCAACCCGACCGGGATGTTGATTGCGCGCCCGAACGCCATGATCCTTTACGCCACGCTCGCCAAAGGGCCGAAGCTGCCGCTGGACCTGCAGGTCAACTCCACCCGCCAGTTTATGCGTGAGCTCAACCGCCTGGGGCTGACCAGCGCCATTGACGCGGGCGGCGGTTTCCAGAACTACCCGGAAGATTATGAGGTCATCAAAACGCTTAATGATAATCAGCAGATGACTATTCGTATCGCCTATAACCTCTTTACCCAGCGCCCCGGTCACGAGCTTGAGGATTTCGAGAAGTGGACTGATATGCTCACGCCAGGGCAGGGCAATGATTTCTTCCGCCATAACGGCGCGGGTGAAATGCTGGTCTTCTCCGCTGCCGACTTCGAAGATTTCCTTGAGCCGCGGCCCGATCTTGCGCCGGGCATGGAAGATGAGCTGGAGCGCGTTGTGCGCCACTTAGTCGAGCATCGCTGGCCGTTCCGCCTGCACGCCACCTATAAC is drawn from Cronobacter dublinensis subsp. dublinensis LMG 23823 and contains these coding sequences:
- a CDS encoding response regulator transcription factor, coding for MTLPQRIAIVDDERSVRNGLCNLLQSDGYLTDAFDSAEAFLSSETALDTACVIIVDIKLKGMNGLTLFEKLKILPTPPPPVIFITGHGDENMQRYAESLGAVAFLRKPINVDVLLGHIQRVLSGG
- a CDS encoding DUF1427 family protein → MKAWLISLAVGVLAGAIYATLDVHSPAPPLVALLGLLGMLAGEQVIPVCRRLLRGEPVTFHWFRQECVPKISGTAPPPASERGKPPRSGDAF
- a CDS encoding DUF1427 family protein is translated as MSTAVISLAAGLLIGLVYGLLKVKSPAPPAIALVGLLGMLTGDYVTREALNRHEVALRPVAQAPHIDTAPPLRAPNREAS
- a CDS encoding hydrolase codes for the protein MTTSKLELLTPSNCQMIFIDQQPQMAFGVQSIDRQVLKNNTVALAKAAKVFNIPTIITTVETESFSGNTYPELLDVFPGQDILERTSMNSWDDQKVRDALAANGKRKVVVSGLWTEVCNNSFSLCAMLEGDYEIYMVSDASGGTSKEAHDFAMQRMIQAGVVPVTWQQVMLEWQRDWARKETYNAVMDIVKEHSGAYGMGVDYAYTMVHKAPSRQKSEHRTLAPVPAR
- a CDS encoding amidohydrolase; the protein is MVSLGKADLILVNGQFHTVDRENPHAEAVAIRDGKFLEVGTVADVMQHHCEATKVVDLKGHTAIPGLNDSHLHLIRGGLNYNLELRWEGVPSLADALRMLKDQALRTPSPQWVRVVGGWTEFQFAERRMPTLDEINEAAPDTPVFILHLYDRALLNRAALKVVGYTKDTPNPPGGEIQRDANGNPTGMLIARPNAMILYATLAKGPKLPLDLQVNSTRQFMRELNRLGLTSAIDAGGGFQNYPEDYEVIKTLNDNQQMTIRIAYNLFTQRPGHELEDFEKWTDMLTPGQGNDFFRHNGAGEMLVFSAADFEDFLEPRPDLAPGMEDELERVVRHLVEHRWPFRLHATYNESISRMLDVFERVNRDIPFNGLHWFFDHAETVTQHNIDRIKALGGGIAVQHRMAFQGEYFAERYGMEATRHTPPVAKMLETGVPVGLGTDATRVASYNPWTALYWLVSGRTVGGMQMYDHSARLDRDTALMLWTQGSAWFSSEQGKKGQIKAGQLADLAVLSKDYFRVPEEEIKGIESVLTVVDGDIVYAAGAFGPLSPPTIPVLPEWSPVVNVPGHYRSAPPQAARVGLRPAVHQCSGPCGVHRHQHDVARLSSVPVADDNAFWGALGCSCFAF